The following proteins are encoded in a genomic region of Arachis stenosperma cultivar V10309 chromosome 4, arast.V10309.gnm1.PFL2, whole genome shotgun sequence:
- the LOC130973393 gene encoding serine/threonine-protein kinase PBS1 has protein sequence MGCFSCFDSREDQKLNPHGKHDHDHDHLRKQHQQQQQHPHPSNQALPSHISRLPSGADKLRSRSNGGSKRELPAPKDGPGVQIAAQTFTFRELAAATKNFRPESFIGEGGFGRVYKGKLESTGQVVAVKQLDRNGLQGNREFLVEVLMLSLLHHPNLVNLIGYCADGEQRLLVYEFMPLGSLEDHLHDLPPDKEPLDWNTRMKIAAGAAKGLEYLHDKANPPVIYRDFKSSNILLDEGYHPKLSDFGLAKLGPVGDKSHVSTRVMGTYGYCAPEYAMTGQLTVKSDVYSFGVVFLELITGRKAIDSTQPHGEQNLVTWARPLFNDRRKFSKLADPRLQGRFPMRGLYQALAVASMCIQESAATRPLIGDVVTALSYLANQAYDPNNSGHGNRGSGDDKRNRDDKGARLLKNDEAGGSGHRWDLEGSEKDESPRETARMLNRDLDRERAVAEAKMWGENWREKRRQSLEPGSFDATNV, from the exons ATGGGTTGCTTCTCTTGTTTCGATTCGAGGGAGGATCAGAAGCTGAATCCCCATGGCAAGCACGATCACGATCACGATCATCTTCGCAAGCAGCatcagcagcagcagcagcaccCTCACCCATCCAATCAAGCTCTACCTTCTCACATCTCCCGATTGCCCTCTG GAGCAGACAAGTTGAGGTCCAGAAGTAACGGGGGCTCCAAAAGGGAGCTGCCTGCTCCCAAGGATGGGCCTGGTGTCCAAATTGCTGCTCAAACTTTTACCTTCCGTGAGCTTGCAGCCGCAACTAAGAACTTCAGGCCGGAGTCCTTCATAGGGGAAGGTGGTTTTGGAAGGGTCTACAAAGGGAAGCTGGAGAGCACTGGTCAG GTTGTTGCTGTTAAACAGTTAGACAGAAATGGTCTTCAGGGTAATCGGGAATTCCTTGTCGAAGTTCTAATGCTTAGTCTTCTACATCACCCTAACCTTGTGAATCTCATCGGATACTGTGCGGATGGTGAACAGCGCCTCCTTGTTTATGAATTTATGCCATTGGGATCATTAGAAGACCACCTTCATG ATCTTCCCCCTGATAAAGAACCATTGGATTGGAACACTAGGATGAAAATAGCTGCAGGGGCTGCAAAAGGACTGGAATACCTGCATGACAAGGCAAATCCTCCGGTTATTTATAGAGACTTCAAGTCATCTAATATATTACTCGACGAAGGATACCACCCCAAGCTTTCTGACTTCGGTCTTGCAAAGCTAGGTCCTGTGGGTGACAAGTCACACGTTTCTACACGTGTGATGGGAACTTATGGTTACTGTGCTCCTGAGTATGCTATGACTGGACAACTGACTGTCAAGTCCGATGTATACAGTTTTGGAGTGGTGTTCTTAGAGCTGATTACAGGCCGTAAAGCAATTGACAGCACCCAACCACATGGAGAACAAAACCTTGTCACATGG GCACGTCCACTGTTCAATGACCGTAGGAAGTTTTCAAAGCTGGCTGATCCAAGGTTGCAGGGGAGGTTTCCTATGCGAGGCCTTTACCAGGCTCTAGCTGTGGCATCCATGTGCATCCAAGAATCCGCTGCCACGCGTCCTCTGATTGGGGATGTGGTGACTGCCCTCTCCTATTTGGCCAACCAGGCATATGACCCCAACAATAGTGGGCATGGTAATAGGGGCTCTGGTGATGACAAAAGGAACAGAGATGATAAAGGTGCAAGATTATTGAAAAATGATGAAGCTGGAGGATCTGGACACAGATGGGACTTGGAAGGATCTGAGAAAGATGAGTCTCCCAGAGAAACTGCAAGGATGTTGAACAGAGATCTTGACAGAGAACGTGCTGTGGCTGAAGCAAAAATGTGGGGAGAGAACtggagagaaaaaagaagacaGAGTTTGGAACCAGGAAGTTTTGATGCTACTAATGTGTAG
- the LOC130976457 gene encoding bidirectional sugar transporter N3, with amino-acid sequence MAISHSTLAFTFGMLGNVISFMVFLAPIPTFYRIYKKKSTEGFQSLPYLVALFSSMLWLYYAMVKRDALLLITINSFGCVVEIIYITLFLIYATKDARSLTIKLFSSMNVGAFGLILLVTHFAVHGPLRVQVLGWICVSISVSVFAAPLSIVAQVIRTKSVEFMPFNLSFTLTLSAVMWFGYGLFLKDICIALPNVLGFGLGLVQMVLYGIYRKGSNKTKEEKAPQEPLKSIVIATSLALVEEQQQAKAKINGEQEDGNHEKEKIAAPATQPECV; translated from the exons ATGGCCATCAGTCACAGTACTTTGGCTTTTACCTTCGGCATGCTTG GTAATGTCATTTCATTCATGGTGTTCCTGGCTCCAAT CCCGACATTTTACCGGATATACAAGAAGAAGTCAACGGAGGGTTTTCAGTCACTGCCTTACCTAGTGGCATTGTTCAGTTCCATGCTCTGGCTGTACTATGCGATGGTCAAAAGAGACGCTCTCCTCCTCATAACCATTAACTCATTTGGATGTGTCGTTGAAATCATCTACATCACCTTGTTCCTCATCTATGCCACCAAGGATGCTAgg AGCTTAACTATTAAGCTGTTTTCGTCGATGAACGTGGGCGCCTTTGGTTTGATCCTCTTAGTCACACACTTCGCTGTGCATGGTCCTCTTCGAGTCCAAGTCTTGGGATGGATTTGTGTTTCTATCTCAGTCAGTGTCTTTGCGGCACCACTAAGCATTGTG GCACAAGTTATTCGGACCAAGAGTGTGGAGTTTATGCCTTTCAATTTGTCATTTACACTCACATTGAGTGCTGTAATGTGGTTTGGTTATGGTCTCTTTCTCAAGGACATATGCATTGCT CTGCCAAATGTGCTGGGTTTTGGACTGGGGTTAGTCCAGATGGTGCTGTATGGTATTTACAGGAAAGGCAGCAACAAAACAAAGGAAGAGAAAGCACCGCAAGAGCCACTCAAGAGCATTGTGATAGCCACCTCTTTGGCTCTGGTGGAGGAGCAGCAGCAAGCAAAGGCGAAGATCAACGGAGAACAAGAAGATGGAAATCATGAGAAGGAGAAAATCGCTGCACCTGCAACTCAACCTGAATGCGTGTGA